Proteins encoded together in one Bactrocera neohumeralis isolate Rockhampton unplaced genomic scaffold, APGP_CSIRO_Bneo_wtdbg2-racon-allhic-juicebox.fasta_v2 cluster11, whole genome shotgun sequence window:
- the LOC126766185 gene encoding uncharacterized protein LOC126766185, with amino-acid sequence MDTATRHDRAILGVNVQIITSNKLEIFTIAMLELKQKHTAQYLTTKIENVLKSFNIDKAQVYAVTTDNGRNMVKAVELLSLHSDDEESDSEIEDNYESIVCNVRFENIISIKCATHTLQLAVKDFLDNLNTNVVNKSRNCVKYLRTPAYRHSIKSSQTLKPILDVPTRWSSTCLYIFYITKNELLFVSLIKTRERLGRLS; translated from the exons ATGGATACAGCTACTCGCCACGATCGGGCTATTTTGGGTGTAAATGTGCAAATAATCACATCCAataaacttgaaatattcacaatagccatgcttgAATTGAAGCAGAAACATACTGCGCAATATTTAAccactaaaattgaaaatgttttgaaaagtttcaatatAGATAAGGCGCAAGTTTATGCAGTAACCACTGATAACGGCAGGAATATGGTGAAAGCGGTGGAGCTGTTATCATTGCATAGTGATGACGAAGAAAGTGACAGTGAAATAGAAGACAATTACGAAAGTATTGTGTGCAATGTAAgattcgaaaatattatttctattaaatgtGCTACCCACACCTTGCAGTTAGCTGTTAAAGACTTTTTAGATAACTTAAATACAAATGTAGTGAATAAGTCACGgaattgtgtaaaatatttgagaacACCTGCATATCG ACATAGTATAAAAAGTAGCCAAACCCTTAAACCAATATTGGATGTACCAACACGTTGGAGCTCTACTTGTCTATATATCTTCTATATAactaaaaatgaattgttgttcgttagtctgattaaaactcgagaacggctgggccgattgagctga